From Daucus carota subsp. sativus chromosome 6, DH1 v3.0, whole genome shotgun sequence, the proteins below share one genomic window:
- the LOC108225787 gene encoding uncharacterized protein LOC108225787 → MVESMMIMRVIVVMMMILITCNGDDTNPVYEPCSDTKVKINDGFTFGLAFASKETFFFNQTQLSPCDKRLPLNGNAAAAVALFRPKVDEITLLSVNTSSFKPGTSGGHMVAFAGRQFAARSPPVFVADGTHTVNSFTLVLEFKTGTLQNLFWKKYGCGSCSGESVCVNNTDCAVPSSKCKNNGGDVDCTLGIQLAFSGTDKNYNVLNSWYEVANLRQYSLFGLYSNIRNVFT, encoded by the exons ATGGTGGAAAGTATGATGATCATGAGGGTGATtgtggtgatgatgatgattttaaTTACGTGCAATGGCGATGACACGAATCCTGTATATGAGCCATGTTCGGATACTAAGGTCAAGATAAACGATGGATTTACATTCGGCCTTGCGTTTGCGTCCAAGGAGACCTTTTTCTTTAATCAGACGCAGCTTTCGCCTTGCGATAAACGCTTACCACTCAATGGGAATGCTGCTGCTGCAGTTGCCCTCTTTAGGCCGAAAGTCGATGAAATTACTCTCTTGTCTGTCAATACCAGCAGCTTCAAACCC GGTACATCTGGTGGACATATGGTGGCATTTGCTGGGAGACAGTTCGCTGCACGATCTCCACCTGTCTTTGTTGCAGATGGTACTCACACCGTGAATAGTTTTACCTTG GTCCTCGAATTCAAAACTGGCACGCTCCAAAACTTGTTCTGGAAGAAGTATGGCTGCGGCTCTTGCTCAGGGGAATCCGTTTGTGTTAATAATACAGACTGTGCAGTACCATCATCCAAGTGCAAAAACAATGGAGGTGATGTCGATTGCACTCTAGGCATACAATTGGCGTTTTCAGGCACAGACAAAAACTATAATGTGCTTAACTCCTGGTACGAGGTAGCAAATCTCCGACAGTATTCCTTGTTTGGTCTGTATTCCAATATCCGCAATGTTTTCACCTAG